In Apium graveolens cultivar Ventura chromosome 10, ASM990537v1, whole genome shotgun sequence, the following are encoded in one genomic region:
- the LOC141689303 gene encoding transcription repressor OFP13-like, with protein MGKNMKPSPLPFRPAKTPSFSSSSWPWPACADPKAFSFRAENTIMNSIFVTEEHSEYMASSTDSNSASESSRRHVFSTELDKEDFSSADAIENVIRGVKSERLFFEPSETSSSILGEPNKTADKNKSISTSENELYLNSTFDVIEMETKDPFLEFKESMKEMVEANEVKNLDGLEELLNCYLRVNRKCNHGYIIGAFVDLLVSHDDFDFIFSSSSCCCFSSTDSQSTTCISESPISASSLSSFSTSNCKSTTAASGLSSLEDEEASA; from the coding sequence ATGGGTAAAAACATGAAGCCTAGTCCTTTACCTTTCAGGCCCGCAAAGACACCTTCATTTTCCTCCTCTTCTTGGCCATGGCCAGCTTGTGCAGACCCTAAAGCCTTTTCTTTCCGGGCTGAAAACACCATTATGAACTCAATTTTTGTCACCGAAGAGCACTCGGAGTACATGGCCAGCTCAACCGACTCCAATTCTGCATCCGAATCATCTAGGCGCCACGTATTCAGTACCGAGCTGGATAAGGAGGACTTCAGTAGTGCAGATGCGATAGAGAATGTTATTCGTGGGGTAAAATCGGAGCGCCTGTTTTTCGAGCCTAGTGAAACAAGTAGCTCAATACTTGGAGAGCCTAATAAAACCGCAGACAAGAATAAAAGTATCAGTACTAGTGAAAATGAGCTTTATTTAAACAGTACATTTGATGTTATTGAAATGGAGACTAAGGATCCATTTTTGGAATTTAAAGAATCAATGAAGGAAATGGTGGAGGCCAATGAAGTTAAAAACTTGGATGGTCTTGAAGAGCTGTTGAATTGTTACTTGAGAGTGAATAGGAAGTGCAATCATGGGTATATAATTGGAGCTTTTGTTGACTTGTTAGTAAGTCATGATGATTTTGATTTTATATTTTCATCTTCTTCTTGTTGTTGTTTTAGCAGTACTGATTCGCAGTCCACAACTTGTATAAGTGAATCTCCTATATCTGCATCATCGCTGTCTTCTTTTTCGACTTCCAATTGTAAATCAACAACTGCTGCTTCTGGTTTATCTTCATTAGAAGATGAAGAAGCTAGTGCATGA